In a genomic window of Styela clava chromosome 11, kaStyClav1.hap1.2, whole genome shotgun sequence:
- the LOC120347530 gene encoding uncharacterized protein LOC120347530 produces MLYSDLTTETTKTSDNTQHTTYEIECTSTQTSLIIAIPVSGTIGLIIGALLMFSISRYCNSNKKKTKNKDSMEMESIQHQQQTGHKRTTYENYTPTSDESGYEVPIRVDNKNEHKYEVVKSGAEYQYEN; encoded by the exons ATGCTGTATTCAGACTTGACAACTGAAACAACTAAAACATCTGACAACACTCAACACACCACTTATGAAATAGAATGCACCAGCACTCAAACATCACTGATCATTGCTATTCCAGTATCAGGAACTATTGGTTTGATCATTGGAGCTTTGTTGATGTTCAGTATATCGAG GTACTGCAACAGCAACAAGAAGAAAACAAAGAACAAAGATTCAATGGAAATGGAAAGCATTCAACATCAGCAGCAAACTGGCCATAAACGAACAACATATGAAAACTACACACCAACATCAGATGAAAGTGGATATGAAGTTCCGATTCGAGTTGATAACAAGAATGAACATAAATATGAGGTTGTGAAAAGCGGTGCAGAATACCAATATGAAAATTAA
- the LOC120347529 gene encoding uncharacterized protein LOC120347529 isoform X1 codes for MDNIYTFFLVISVSCNYLNEAATCTDCGNITLGKESKNITYGSSNEYNCNCEWTIPTSMYTDHGTAVVLLLQNVSLPMTTGTGSIDCPGEIRFPTTTPIATTILKLHSSTQTSPEETSKAGRDETSEIPNGITPRRQGQGSNDTSTPLTTNAESDSTTVIIIVVCITVLLVIGIAILLILRYCKSKKTTPEEPIKLTEIKGSNRSSEKVMVDNILYGTADANSVPENKEVNGNDDTDVAALYSVVQKNKTEPDGNRIVIENKDTVTVQEDPSCVYAVVQK; via the exons ATGGACAACATTTACACATTTTTTTTGGTGATTTCAG TCTCCTGTAATTATCTGAATGAAGCAGCGACATGCACTGATTGTGGGAACATAACACTTGGAAAAGAGAGCAAGAATATCACATATGGATCAAGTAATGAATACAACTGCAACTGTGAATGGACAATACCAACAAGTATGTACACAGATCATGGAACAGCAGTTGTTCTGTTGTTACAAAATGTTTCATTGCCAATGACAACAGGTACTGGAAGTATAGACTGCCCTGGAGAAATCAGATTCCCAA CAACAACACCAATTGCAACAACAATTTTAAAACTACATTCATCCACTCAAACAAGCCCAGAGGAAACGAGCAAAGCTGGAAGAGACGAAACTAGTG AAATACCCAATGGAATAACTCCAAGAAGACAAGGCCAAGGATCAAATGATACTTCCACACCATTAACAACTAATGCGGAATCTGATTCAACAACAGTCATTATTATTGTTGTCTGCATAACAGTGTTGCTTGTGATTGGCATTGCCATATTGCTGATATTAAG ATACTGCAAGTCCAAAAAAACAACTCCAGAGGAACCTATCAAACTCACAGAGATTAAGGGAAGCAACCGTAGCAGTGAAAAAGTAATGGTTGACAACATACTTTACGGCACAGCAGACGCCAATAGTGTCCCAGAGAATAAAGAAGTCAATGGCAATGATGACACAGATGTTGCAGCTTTATACTCAGTTGTGCAAAAGAATAAAACTGAACCAGATGGAAATAGAATAGTCATAGAAAATAAAGATACTGTGACAGTTCAAGAAGACCCGTCATGTGTTTATGCTGTAgtgcaaaaataa
- the LOC120347529 gene encoding uncharacterized protein LOC120347529 isoform X2, producing the protein MDNIYTFFLVISVSCNYLNEAATCTDCGNITLGKESKNITYGSSNEYNCNCEWTIPTTTTPIATTILKLHSSTQTSPEETSKAGRDETSEIPNGITPRRQGQGSNDTSTPLTTNAESDSTTVIIIVVCITVLLVIGIAILLILRYCKSKKTTPEEPIKLTEIKGSNRSSEKVMVDNILYGTADANSVPENKEVNGNDDTDVAALYSVVQKNKTEPDGNRIVIENKDTVTVQEDPSCVYAVVQK; encoded by the exons ATGGACAACATTTACACATTTTTTTTGGTGATTTCAG TCTCCTGTAATTATCTGAATGAAGCAGCGACATGCACTGATTGTGGGAACATAACACTTGGAAAAGAGAGCAAGAATATCACATATGGATCAAGTAATGAATACAACTGCAACTGTGAATGGACAATACCAACAA CAACAACACCAATTGCAACAACAATTTTAAAACTACATTCATCCACTCAAACAAGCCCAGAGGAAACGAGCAAAGCTGGAAGAGACGAAACTAGTG AAATACCCAATGGAATAACTCCAAGAAGACAAGGCCAAGGATCAAATGATACTTCCACACCATTAACAACTAATGCGGAATCTGATTCAACAACAGTCATTATTATTGTTGTCTGCATAACAGTGTTGCTTGTGATTGGCATTGCCATATTGCTGATATTAAG ATACTGCAAGTCCAAAAAAACAACTCCAGAGGAACCTATCAAACTCACAGAGATTAAGGGAAGCAACCGTAGCAGTGAAAAAGTAATGGTTGACAACATACTTTACGGCACAGCAGACGCCAATAGTGTCCCAGAGAATAAAGAAGTCAATGGCAATGATGACACAGATGTTGCAGCTTTATACTCAGTTGTGCAAAAGAATAAAACTGAACCAGATGGAAATAGAATAGTCATAGAAAATAAAGATACTGTGACAGTTCAAGAAGACCCGTCATGTGTTTATGCTGTAgtgcaaaaataa
- the LOC144429956 gene encoding uncharacterized protein LOC144429956: MVQNVSLPKTTDTGSTYCSGRIRFPSTDEYKCEFASNAFATVSTICNISKIREKITVANHTCDSIISWNEAGGSPYRIMYNAGHFAGYTKHFTIQYLVIDCGQTTTTSALTTTMQQKQTAKKL, translated from the exons ATGGTTCAAAATGTTTCATTGCCAAAGACTACTGATACTGGAAGTACATATTGCTCTGGAAGAATCAGATTTCCAA GCACTGATGAATACAAGTGTGAGTTTGCAAGCAATGCATTTGCAACTGTATCAACCATTTGCAACATCAGCAAAATCAGAGAGAAAATTACAGTTGCAAATCACACTTGTGATTCAATCATTTCATGGAATGAAGCTGGAGGAAGCCCATATAGAATCATGTACAATGCAGGACACTTTGCTGGTTAcacaaaacatttcacaataCAATATCTTGTAATTGATTGTGGACAAACAACAACCACATCTGCACTAA CAACAACTATGCAACAGAAACAAACAGCGAAAAAATTGTGA
- the LOC120347532 gene encoding uncharacterized protein LOC120347532 — protein sequence MWKHSKPFNCKWLFMQIIAISIGVDEAAQCTDCTKITLGTESENITYGPSNEYSCTCDWTIPTSMATAHETAVLLLVQNISLPLTKGSGSTDCSGEIRFPGAGSHSCDFTSNYCLAYATASTICNINKFREKIPVVNHTCDSIISWNEVGGSPYKIQYYAKNFLGYTRHFRIQYLVIDCRPATTSLLTTVPERATTHSEETSSHEMLYSDLATETIKTLDNTQNTTYEIECTSNQASLIIAIPVSGIMGLIIGALLMFIIPRYCNNHNKKPRNKDSMEMGSIQHQQPTLHERATYENYTPTSDESGYEVPIQVDNKNEQQYEVVRSGREYQYEN from the exons ATGTGGAAACATTCAAAACCCTTCAATTGCAAATGGTTGTTTATGCAGATAATTG CAATTAGCATCGGTGTGGATGAAGCAGCACAATGCACTGATTGTACAAAAATAACACTTGGAACAGAGAGTGAGAATATCACATATGGACCAAGTAACGAATACAGCTGCACATGTGATTGGACAATACCAACAAGTATGGCGACAGCTCATGAAACTGCAGTTCTTTTGttggtacaaaatatttcattgccattgacAAAAGGTAGTGGAAGTACAGACTGCTCTGGAGAAATTAGATTCCCAG GTGCTGGTAGCCACAGCTGTGATTTCACAAGCAACTACTGCCTTGCATATGCAACTGCATCAACCATTTGCAACATAAATAAATTCAGGGAAAAAATTCCAGTTGTAAATCACACCTGTGATTCAATCATTTCATGGAATGAAGTTGGAGGAAGTCCATACAAGATACAATACTATGCTAAAAACTTTCTGGGTTACACAAGACATTTCAGAATACAATATCTTGTGATCGATTGTAGACCAGCAACCACGTCTCTACTAA CCACAGTACCAGAGCGAGCAACAACTCATTCAGAAGAAACATCATCCCATGAAATGCTGTATTCAGACTTGGCAACTGAAACGATTAAAACATTAGACAACACTCAAAACACCACTTATGAAATTGAATGCACCAGCAACCAAGCATCATTGATCATTGCTATTCCAGTATCGGGAATTATGGGTTTGATCATTGGAGCTTTATTAATGTTCATAATACCAAG GTATTGCAACAACCACAACAAGAAACCAAGGAACAAAGATTCAATGGAAATGGGAAGCATTCAACATCAGCAGCCAACTCTCCATGAACGAGCAACATATGAAAACTACACACCAACATCAGATGAAAGTGGATATGAAGTTCCGATTCAAGTTGATAACAAGAATGAACAACAATATGAGGTTGTGAGAAGTGGACGAgagtatcaatatgaaaattga